The Toxorhynchites rutilus septentrionalis strain SRP chromosome 3, ASM2978413v1, whole genome shotgun sequence genome includes a region encoding these proteins:
- the LOC129777036 gene encoding peptidyl-prolyl cis-trans isomerase D, which translates to MSIFNREICDSNNPLVFFDIQIDEEKVGRLLIELRADVVPKTAENFRALCTGEKGCSKNTGTRLHFKGSKFHKIKPLFMCQGGDIVSFDGNGGESIYGKTFEDENFTLSHEDGAVSMANMGKPDTNSSQFFITSGDCSHLNEINVVVGYVIRGIGIIAEMEKFASKDGKPFQDIMIVDCGQIKPGEDWGIGDEDESEDRLPPFPRDWDECGADYTIKEMLEILNNIKGAGNFFFKQSRWIEACRRYKKAERYLNFFHNNVRTIEDRSEMDKFLVTNCLNQAAAMIKLEEYENAIYACKSALILDPHNAKALFRRGQAHHMLKNYELAVKDLREAMQQSPSDKIVLSEYTRAKRSLSCYLEQQRKGLTKMFK; encoded by the exons ATGTCAATTTTCAATCGTGAGATATGTGACTCTAATAATCCATTAGTGTTTTTCGACATCCAAATTGACGAAGAAAAAG TTGGTAGACTTTTGATTGAACTTCGAGCGGATGTTGTGCCTAAAACGGCGGAAAATTTCCGCGCTCTGTGCACCGGCGAAAAAGGCTGCTCGAAGAACACCGGAACACGGCTGCATTTCAAAGGAAGCAAGTTTCACAAAATAAAGCCACTGTTCATGTGTCAAGGTGGGGATATCGTCAGCTTCGATGGCAATGGTGGGGAGAGCATTTATGGCAAGACCTTTGAGGATGAGAACTTTACGTTGTCG CATGAAGATGGTGCAGTTAGCATGGCAAACATGGGCAAACCTGATACAAACAGCTCACAATTCTTTATTACCTCGGGCGATTGTTCTCATCTGAATGAGATCAATGTGGTTGTCGGTTATGTTATCAGGGGTATTGGGATAATCGCGGAAATGGAAAAATTTGCTTCAAAAGATGGTAAACCATTCCAAGATATTATGATTGTGGACTGCGGCCAGATCAAACCCGGTGAAGATTGGGGCATTGGTGATGAGGACGAATCAGAGGATAGATTGCCACCGTTTCCCAGAGATTGGGACGAATGTGGAGCAGATTATACG ATAAAAGAAATGTTGGAAATACTCAATAACATCAAAGGCGCTGGAAATTTTTTCTTCAAGCAAAGTCGGTGGATTGAAGCTTGTCGGCGTTACAAGAAAGCGGAGCGATACctcaatttttttcacaataacgtCCGTACCATCGAAGATCGCTCAGAGATGGATAAATTTCTTGTCACCAATTGTCTTAATCAGGCAGCTGCAATGATCAAACTGGAGGAATATGAGAATGCAATTTATGCATGCAAATCGGCGCTCATTCTAGATCCACATAACGCGAAAGCCTTATTTCGGCGAGGGCAGGCTCACCATATGCTCAAAAACTACGAATTGGCGGTAAAGGATTTGCGAGAAGCAATGCAGCAGAGTCCCAGTGACAAAATAGTACTTAGCGAATACACGCGGGCAAAAAGGAGCCTCAGTTGCTACCTAGAGCAGCAGAGAAAGGGTCTTACCAAAATGTTCAaataa
- the LOC129775795 gene encoding myotubularin-related protein 9 isoform X2: MEFAELIRTPKLDGVQLYEQLTREPIDGTLCITSHVLILSTRKEGAREAWLLHQNVDIVERKPCITNNVLEGGTIILKCKDLRIIHLRINTPQEYFNISNSIEQLSNLEEIKKLYPFFYIPMYNVIQDGHTEYTMETEFAKLLATEEWRLTTVNHDYKVCPTYGSRLMVLKSITDEQIIQSAAFRDGGRFPVLAYKHTNGAVLFRCAQPLAGPGVKRCRADEAILNAVVEPGGKKGCIFDTWGKHKNTNTEFEPHYSQWRVLSRPIGPLSSVSALLDSFVKLMDACNDVSSGSDRWLSRLENSGWLTYVLNAINVSCIVAQCLALEGVPVLVHGGKGLDTPAIVTSVAQIILNPDCRTIKGLQALIEREWLWAGYPFSTRHKHSCYTPSAQRHKTSSATFVLFLDCVFQLYNQFPCSFEFDSRYLISLFEHSYSSQYGTFLCDSERERVELKVRERTISLWSHINRPQVIDTLLNPMYIPNVAVIWPSVAPLSIILWSDLYTRWVIDHSQSEATRSRMQSIVTEEKELEKKARKLRRELVELQEEYHRMIAEDSLLTCEEEFGDNKRI; encoded by the exons ATGGAGTTTGCCGAATTGATTAGAACTCCGAAGCTAGACGGAGTGCAATTGTACGAGCAGCTCACTCGAGAACCGATCGATGGAACGCTTTGTATAACGAGCCACGTCCTGATACTGAGCACGAGAAAAGAGGGTGCACGAGAGGCCTGG CTGCTGCATCAAAATGTGGATATCGTTGAACGCAAACCATGCATTACTAATAATGTTCTAGAAGGTGgaaccattattctgaagtGCAAGGATCTTAGGATAATTCATCTCAGGATCAACACTCCCCAGGAATATTTTAACATATCCAACTCGATAGAACAGCTGTCAAATTTGGAGGAAATCAAAAAGCTTTACCCGTTCTTTTACATTCCGATGTATAATGTCATCCAAGATGGCCATACCGAGTACACAATGGAGACCGAATTCGCCAAATTACTTGCCACTGAGGAATGGCGTTTAACAACGGTAAACCATGACTACAAAGTATGCCCAACGTATGGTTCCAGATTGATGGTGTTGAAGTCGATAACCGACGAGCAAATAATCCAATCAGCTGCCTTTCGCGATGGAGGACGATTTCCGGTGCTCGCCTACAAACACACCAATGGAGCGGTGCTGTTCCGTTGTGCCCAACCGTTGGCTGGTCCTGGTGTGAAACGATGCCGGGCGGATGAAGCGATTCTGAATGCAGTGGTGGAACCGGGTGGTAAGAAGGGATGCATTTTTGACACCTggggaaaacataaaaacacaAACACCGAGTTCGAACCACATTATTCGCAATGGCGTGTGTTGAGCCGACCCATTGGGCCACTTTCCTCCGTTTCTGCACTATTAGATAGCTTTGTTAAATTAATGGACGCCTGCAATGATGTGAGCTCCGGGTCGGACCGATGGCTCTCGCGTCTAGAGAATTCCGGTTGGCTAACGTATGTGCTCAACGCGATTAATGTTTCGTGCATTGTGGCGCAATGTTTGGCCCTGGAAGGAGTTCCCGTGCTGGTGCACGGAGGCAAAGGACTGGACACACCAGCAATCGTTACCTCTGTGGCGCAAATAATTCTCAATCCTGACTGCCGCACTATCAAAGG ATTGCAAGCCTTAATCGAACGGGAGTGGTTGTGGGCGGGTTACCCGTTTTCAACACGGCACAAACACTCCTGCTACACGCCATCCGCTCAGCGGCATAAAACTTCAAGTGCTACGTTTGTGCTCTTCCTGGACTGTGTCTTCCAGCTGTACAACCAGTTTCCGTGCAGCTTCGAGTTCGACTCGCGGTATCTGATAAGTCTGTTCGAGCACAGCTACAGCAGTCAGTACGGGACGTTTCTGTGCGATTCGGAACGGGAACGGGTGGAGTTGAAGGTGCGCGAGCGTACCATTAGTTTGTGGAGCCATATCAACCGACCGCAGGTGATCGACACATTGCTCAATCCGATGTACATCCCGAACGTGGCGGTGATTTGGCCTTCGGTGGCTCCACTTAGTATCATTCTCTGGTCGGACCTATACACCCGCTGGGTGATCGATCACAGCCAATCGGAGGCCACCCGCAGCCGGATGCAGTCGATTGTGACCGAGGAGAAGGAGCTCGAGAAGAAAGCAAGAAAACTGCGGCGAGAACTGGTGGAGCTGCAGGAGGAGTACCATCGAATGATAGCGGAAGACTCTCTACTGACCTGCGAGGAGGAATTCGGTGACA
- the LOC129775795 gene encoding myotubularin-related protein 9 isoform X1, with protein MEFAELIRTPKLDGVQLYEQLTREPIDGTLCITSHVLILSTRKEGAREAWLLHQNVDIVERKPCITNNVLEGGTIILKCKDLRIIHLRINTPQEYFNISNSIEQLSNLEEIKKLYPFFYIPMYNVIQDGHTEYTMETEFAKLLATEEWRLTTVNHDYKVCPTYGSRLMVLKSITDEQIIQSAAFRDGGRFPVLAYKHTNGAVLFRCAQPLAGPGVKRCRADEAILNAVVEPGGKKGCIFDTWGKHKNTNTEFEPHYSQWRVLSRPIGPLSSVSALLDSFVKLMDACNDVSSGSDRWLSRLENSGWLTYVLNAINVSCIVAQCLALEGVPVLVHGGKGLDTPAIVTSVAQIILNPDCRTIKGLQALIEREWLWAGYPFSTRHKHSCYTPSAQRHKTSSATFVLFLDCVFQLYNQFPCSFEFDSRYLISLFEHSYSSQYGTFLCDSERERVELKVRERTISLWSHINRPQVIDTLLNPMYIPNVAVIWPSVAPLSIILWSDLYTRWVIDHSQSEATRSRMQSIVTEEKELEKKARKLRRELVELQEEYHRMIAEDSLLTCEEEFGDSKRI; from the exons ATGGAGTTTGCCGAATTGATTAGAACTCCGAAGCTAGACGGAGTGCAATTGTACGAGCAGCTCACTCGAGAACCGATCGATGGAACGCTTTGTATAACGAGCCACGTCCTGATACTGAGCACGAGAAAAGAGGGTGCACGAGAGGCCTGG CTGCTGCATCAAAATGTGGATATCGTTGAACGCAAACCATGCATTACTAATAATGTTCTAGAAGGTGgaaccattattctgaagtGCAAGGATCTTAGGATAATTCATCTCAGGATCAACACTCCCCAGGAATATTTTAACATATCCAACTCGATAGAACAGCTGTCAAATTTGGAGGAAATCAAAAAGCTTTACCCGTTCTTTTACATTCCGATGTATAATGTCATCCAAGATGGCCATACCGAGTACACAATGGAGACCGAATTCGCCAAATTACTTGCCACTGAGGAATGGCGTTTAACAACGGTAAACCATGACTACAAAGTATGCCCAACGTATGGTTCCAGATTGATGGTGTTGAAGTCGATAACCGACGAGCAAATAATCCAATCAGCTGCCTTTCGCGATGGAGGACGATTTCCGGTGCTCGCCTACAAACACACCAATGGAGCGGTGCTGTTCCGTTGTGCCCAACCGTTGGCTGGTCCTGGTGTGAAACGATGCCGGGCGGATGAAGCGATTCTGAATGCAGTGGTGGAACCGGGTGGTAAGAAGGGATGCATTTTTGACACCTggggaaaacataaaaacacaAACACCGAGTTCGAACCACATTATTCGCAATGGCGTGTGTTGAGCCGACCCATTGGGCCACTTTCCTCCGTTTCTGCACTATTAGATAGCTTTGTTAAATTAATGGACGCCTGCAATGATGTGAGCTCCGGGTCGGACCGATGGCTCTCGCGTCTAGAGAATTCCGGTTGGCTAACGTATGTGCTCAACGCGATTAATGTTTCGTGCATTGTGGCGCAATGTTTGGCCCTGGAAGGAGTTCCCGTGCTGGTGCACGGAGGCAAAGGACTGGACACACCAGCAATCGTTACCTCTGTGGCGCAAATAATTCTCAATCCTGACTGCCGCACTATCAAAGG ATTGCAAGCCTTAATCGAACGGGAGTGGTTGTGGGCGGGTTACCCGTTTTCAACACGGCACAAACACTCCTGCTACACGCCATCCGCTCAGCGGCATAAAACTTCAAGTGCTACGTTTGTGCTCTTCCTGGACTGTGTCTTCCAGCTGTACAACCAGTTTCCGTGCAGCTTCGAGTTCGACTCGCGGTATCTGATAAGTCTGTTCGAGCACAGCTACAGCAGTCAGTACGGGACGTTTCTGTGCGATTCGGAACGGGAACGGGTGGAGTTGAAGGTGCGCGAGCGTACCATTAGTTTGTGGAGCCATATCAACCGACCGCAGGTGATCGACACATTGCTCAATCCGATGTACATCCCGAACGTGGCGGTGATTTGGCCTTCGGTGGCTCCACTTAGTATCATTCTCTGGTCGGACCTATACACCCGCTGGGTGATCGATCACAGCCAATCGGAGGCCACCCGCAGCCGGATGCAGTCGATTGTGACCGAGGAGAAGGAGCTCGAGAAGAAAGCAAGAAAACTGCGGCGAGAACTGGTGGAGCTGCAGGAGGAGTACCATCGAATGATAGCGGAAGACTCTCTACTGACCTGCGAGGAGGAATTCGGTGACA